DNA sequence from the Malus domestica chromosome 11, GDT2T_hap1 genome:
TAACAAATTCAAAGACAAACGAAtcgagaaatgaaatgaaatgattagTTAAAAATTATAAGACCTAATATTTTATGTTAAATAACTATAGAGGAAGGATTTCTACCTCTTAAAGGTTGTTTGACGGGTCAATTTGAGATGCTTTTGGCCTCgtttggaatgtatgattgaattaGAATGGACGACTCTTTATGAAAAGGTATGTTgagaagagaaataaaagagatAAATTACTCGTGAATGAAACTTATTCATTCTAGTCATTTTCAATTTGGTAGGGTTAGAACTTAGAAGAGATGTGTTTTCTTCATATCTAATTCTCTTTTAGTCTTTCAAAAGTGAGTTATTTATTCTAATCTAATCCAACATACCAAACAAGCCTCATTAGTAGAGGCCCTCCCTAAATCGGAATGCTTATGTGTATTTTATGAGCGTGTTTTGAGTTCTTATGCAAGAAATACTTTCAGAAAGCACTTGAAGAGCGCTTTTAACTTCTGCCAATTGCTATTAGAAGAATTTTTATTGATATAAAAagagagaattgttattggcactccaaatttctcattctacactccaaactttatatatttagaaagaaaaatacacttgtgaggagtgtagaataagatttttggagtgccaataacatttccctaaaaatatttttaattattttaaacgATGTGATAGTATTTAATagtctaaaagcactttcaaacatacaaaaagtaattaaattttgattttaattttctatGGGCAAAACCTAAGAACATACTGTGGGCTTAGATTCACTGTGGCAATGTCGTTCGGAGATTGAGAATGGGCTACTGACCTAGGTCTTAAATAAGAAAGCCCAAGTTTAAGGAACTGGTCACCCTTTAGCGCGGCTGCTGGCGGTGGACGACTCCACTGTTGGCTGCGGAGTGCGGAGCGAGTGGGAATGTTGAGGTTGAAGCCAAATCGCATCGGAACCTTCACTACCACTGGTAAAAaggcttctctctctctctctctctctctctctcagccaTTAGCTATTACTTTGGCTTCAAAACTCGATAGAATAGATTATGATTTCTAAACATTCATTTCGTACTTTACAGGTGAAGAGCTCTTCGTTTCATTCGCAGCAAAGCTTCTTCGGTAATTACTCCGAATCTGACCTCAGTTTTTTAAatccttatttatttatttttaatgaatCTTTTTCAAGGCGTGGCGTTGCATTATTTGATGCATACTTTCTGAATGACAAATCTGTAAATAAACATAATATGGGAATAGCAAAACTTTAATGATTGTATGGTTGACATGGTTTCTAATTTCTGTTTAAGCAATGTATGTAGTTCTACTTCCTCAGAATTGTCAGGTTCAAAGGGAGTATGTTTCCACAAAATTCGTCACTTGTTATACATTGAAATTTTCACTTTTGACGTTTTCACTTCTGTCAAGTGTCAACCACAACGATGAATTTGAATTCCACTGCCTTTTCTACTTGAGTCATAGCTTGTCAGTTTCTGTTTGAAGCTTCTGAAATATATTAACTTATTGTTTCGATGGAAGATGTCATGCCACCATAGATTTTTCTATCAACCCATTATCCGCGAGGAATAGGGCTTTATCTTGCATAACAACGTTCCCCCGGTCTTTTCATTCTTCAACTTCTGAAGATGACACCTTCTCCGAATTGGGCTCCCCAATGCCTAAAGCTCCAACTCATGCTCGGAAGTTGAAGTTGATGACGGAGAAGCCTGAGCCTTATTTGGTATGTTCATAATGCCCCAACCTcgtacattcattactctgtcttGTGTGCGTGTGATTGCATTTGGCTTCGGTTTTGTTACTCAGAACGCATGTGCACTGTAGATATATTACCTCTGCTTGCGGTTTCATGAATATTGCTGAAATGAAACATGCCATGTGTTCTTACAAATTCCATCTCAAGCAGAAAACTAATCGTACGAAAAGACCTTCTCGAATGCCTTCAGAAAGCCGCATCAGATTGAAAGATAATTCCTCAAGACTGGGTAACTTTGTCCAACCATTTCATTCTACATTGACAGCtgcaacaataacaacaatatttatttatacattgaaaaaaatatgaCCTTCCCATCTGTTACTATTGTAGTGAGAACATATCTGCAATCAACCTTCCCTATTAAAAGAGGCCTTGCCCACTTTTACGAATATGTCATATACCTTGTCGTTTACCCTTGAACTGTTGAATAACCCCTATAGTCCCTTTCCATTTTCCATGGTTTCGGGATAATTATTTAATGCCCATGCTTCAAAAGAGCAGGTTCGGATTGGGAGGTTGTTGTACGGAGTTTTGGTCGTTCAATTGATCCaccggaggaggaagaggaagttACCATTAGAATTACCAATATAAATTCGGAGACAACAGACTCTGCAGTGCACTCAATGTGCACGTCTTGTGGTAGCTTAGAGGGGCTTGTGAGGACAAAAGAAGATGCAGTTGACGCCTTGTTTAGTGTGAAAGACAAGGCAGGCATAAAAAGCATAATCAAAAagtaagaaaatacttacaTTTCTTTTCTTGATTGCGTTTGCATTGTACCTTCATCAATAGCATtgcatttctatttttaatCTGGAAACTACTGGACACATACAGATATGACGAGTGTCTGTCATACTCTTTTCTCCTTGGaatttttgtatgtataatatcATGTATTTTTGCTTGTGTGTATTCGGATGGAAGAGTGAAGAGTGCATTACAGTAATTGTTGAAGTCTAGATGGTCCACTAGATAGAATTTTTACCTTATTAATTGTTTTGAggtattgtttttgttttaatgaATAGTTTCCCATGCTTAGTTCTGGTATTTTGTGGCCATGGATGTCAGATTGAATGAGACGATGGTGAACGGTCACAAGTGGTCAGCTGATTTACATGGAAGAGACTCCTCCGCTGAAGTGAggagcaagcaaagcaatgctAACTATGATTTGAGATTGGAGATAAGCCGTCAACTGGCGGACGTAAGAAGGGAAGTCACAAGGAAGACGGTGTGCATACAAGACTTGGAGTGTCTGCATAACTCCTTGTTGCACCTTGAGGGGGAGGCTCATCCTCACACCACCCACATCCGCTAGTATTCACGACTGACTTTGGCAAATTATACCCCCGCCCCCGACCCCCTACCATAGTTTTAGTAAATGCATTACATATTAGCAGAGTTACGAATAGATGCCGAATTTGTTTGGTTTATGATTAACAGGACTGACCGGCCACACGTTCTTGACGTTGCTGACCCAAAACTAGAAGGCTGCACGTACTTGTGACCGAGGCAATATTTTGTACGGACAGAGGGTTATGGATAAATCAATTATCATATTATTATCTTTAATCATCCATTGCCATTCAATCATTGCTCTAGTTAGCTTACAATTGGGGGCGAAATGAGAATCGTAATCTTACTTGACCAGCTTAACACTGGGAAATGATTAATTTACTTTACAATAATCTCACGACCGTCACGACCGTTAGATAAGCTGTCCCTAGCACAAAGGAAACAAAGTAAAGGAATAAACCATTCACCTTCTTCCACATATTCCACATAACAGCAAGGTAACCGATTCTCCGCCTGTTTAAAATTCTTCGACAATGGCCATTTTCCCAAGAAAGAACCCCCGACAGGTGGCAAGAAAATATGTGACTTTATGATGCCCCTCTCTTCatttaaaacaaagggaaagCCTAAGTTCTCATCTTGCACTCCAGATTCTGCATATCAAGCATGTATCTAACATCACTGAAGCAAGCACTTAATCTGCAGAATCAATCCCTTTCACATCCATATCCAACATCCTGCATGATTTCTCTTGTTTAAAATCAGGCTCTGTGATACCCATAGAAGAACACCCTGCAATCGGATATTCCCTCTCATCAACTAAAGACTTCATGTAGGAACATGGC
Encoded proteins:
- the LOC103449228 gene encoding uncharacterized protein, which translates into the protein MLRLKPNRIGTFTTTGEELFVSFAAKLLRCHATIDFSINPLSARNRALSCITTFPRSFHSSTSEDDTFSELGSPMPKAPTHARKLKLMTEKPEPYLKTNRTKRPSRMPSESRIRLKDNSSRLGSDWEVVVRSFGRSIDPPEEEEEVTIRITNINSETTDSAVHSMCTSCGSLEGLVRTKEDAVDALFSVKDKAGIKSIIKKLNETMVNGHKWSADLHGRDSSAEVRSKQSNANYDLRLEISRQLADVRREVTRKTVCIQDLECLHNSLLHLEGEAHPHTTHIR